DNA from Bacteroidia bacterium:
AATCCAAAGACGGAGTTATCTGGGTGCACCCTGTAGAAAACCCACGTAACTTCGGCGTAGTTACACTCGATAACACTGGAAACATTGAGCAATTTGTGGAAAAACCGGAAAATTTTGTTTCTGATTTAGCAATCATCGGAATTTATTACATCAAAGACGGAGACACCCTAAAAAAAGAAATCCAGTATTTGTTAGACAATAAGGTTCTGAACAAGGGAGAATATCAACTTACAGATGCCTTAGAAAATTTAAAATCAAAGGGATACAAGTTTGGGCCGGGAGTCGTAACTGCTTGGATGGATTGCGGCAATAAAGAAGCTGTTTTAGATACAAACCAAAAAGTGCTAACTTTTGACAAAAAGTCTGTCTGTATTTCCCCAAATGCCAAACTAACGAACTGCGTAATTATTGAGCCTTGCTTTGTCGGTAAAGATGTTGAAATTCAAGATTCAGTTATTGGGCCTTACGTTTCCATAGAAGCAGGAACAAACATCCATAATGCGGTTATCAAAAACAGTATTATCCGAGAAAAAAGCCAAGTAAACGGCCTTTTTTTGCAAGATAGCATTGTAGGAAGACATACTTGTGCCGCAAAAGACCCCGGAGTTTTAAACTTAGGAGATCACACAAGTTTGTGAATCAGTTAGTTAATCGGAGAGTTGCTCCCAAAAGCTAAATAACGTTATAAAACTTACCCCGACCTGTCTTTCTAATATAGATTCGGTGAGCATTGCAACCAAAACAACACTCCAAAAGGCTAACTTTCGGTAGGAAATTTTTTTGCCTCTATATCCCCAAAAAATAATATTAACTAAAAATAGTATTCCTACCAAACCAAGCCCAACTCCGGTTTCAATCCATTGATTATGAAAGTCATGCAGATAGCATTCTGGTTTCATATTTACTTGGTTTTGGATATATTTTTCCTGTAAAACGTATTTTGCGTCTCCATTTCCGACCCCTAACAATGGGTTTTCACGAAAAATTTGCCATCCTATTTGCCAAGTTGCTAAACGCATGGACACCGAACGCCAGCTAATATCCCCTCCGGTTTTCCAAATACGAATATCTTCTTGGGAGTTCCAAATACGTTTATTGAATGAAGTACTTGTGTAGTAAGCTATTACAGGAGTTATTCCCAAAGAAATAAGTCCTAAGATTGCCCATTTCCAGAGTTTTTCTCGGAACATCCATACCAGTAATATTAAGCCGATAGCGGCATATAAAGCAATAAGCCCCGTTCGGGCTGCAAAAATGTGAACACAGCAAAATAGAAAACAACATATTCCCAAAGCTACCCAACGAATAATTTTATCAGAATTTTTTCTAAAATGATAAAATGACAAAATAACCGCCCAAGCCGCCAACATACTGAAGTAGATATGAGACATTTTTGGCTTTATCGGAACTTCTTGAGATTGAGCTACTAACTCGTTAATCTCCTTGTAATGAAGAAAGTAGTTTGTTAATGTAGCTACTGCTGAAACCATAACGGCAGCTAAAAAAGTGAGTTCTACCCACGTTCGCTGTTTTGAAGATAATTTTTGTACCGCAATCCAACCCAATGGAACCAGCAAAAAAGGTAGCTTGATTCTGATTTCTTCCTGAAAATCATCCAAATGCGTTTCCTGAAAAAAACCAATTAACAAAACCACATAAAAAGCTATCCAACTAATAAACAATGGATTCCATAGTTTATTTTTTTGTATTTTGAGCAAGCCAAGCAAAGCAATTCCACCAACACCGATACTGATTAGTGCCGGAGATAAGGTTAAACCTGCTACAATACTGAATGAAAAAATAAGTGTTAATGCAGTATAAAGATTACTATTTAAAAATTTTGAAAACAAAGTATCGGTGCGTTGGAACACAAAAGTAGTAATCTTGCTAAATTTTCAATGACTTAGTTTCAATATAATTGAATTATATTTTAGCGTTTAAGTTGGTATGCTATCCAATTACGGTAAAAAAACATTTTGTAAATTTGCTGATTAAATTCTTTTTGTAAATGGAGTTTCCGTCCCAGTACCTTGGTGAAGCTGTAAAACAATTATCGCAATTACCCGGTATTGGTAAAAAAACGGCTTTACGCCTTGTTTTGCATATTTTAAATTTACCGGAATCTACTGTTTCTGGCCTTGCACAGTCGTTGATTCAACTGAAAACGTCTTTGCTGCGTTGTTCTCGTTGTAATAATATTTCTGATACGCAGATATGCAGCATTTGCCAGAATCCTCGACGGATACAAAACCAGATTTGTGTTGTTTCAGACATCCGCGATGTGTTGGTTATAGAGCAAACGAATCATTATCATGGATTATATCATATTTTAGGCGGAATTTTAGATCCGTTGGCGGGAATAGGACCTGATAAATTATTCATAGAACACCTTCTCCAAAGATGCCAAACAGAGCCTATTCAAGAGATTATTTTAGCATTAAATTCTGATTTAGAGGGAGATACGACTGCTTTATATGTTGCCACAAAAGTTCGCCAAGTTTCTTTAGATATTCGTATATCAAATTTAGCGCGGGGCGTGGCTTTCGGTGCTCCACTTGAATATGTTGATGAAATCACCTTAGCACGTGCATTGCAACAAAGAACAGATTATTTGCTCCCATTATCCAACTCATAATATGCTGCTGTCCATTGTAATTGTAAACTATAATGTAAAGCATTTTTTAGCACAAACACTAAATTCTGTTCAAAAAGCTATTCAAAATATTGAAGCAGAAGTATTTGTAGTTGATAATAACTCGGTAGATGGTAGCACTGCATTTGTTCAAGAAAAGTTTCCTTGGGTAAAACTAATAGCCAGCACGGAAAATTTAGGATTTTCTAAGGGAAATAACTTAGCTATTCGGAGAGCTTTAGGGGAGTATGTTTTACTCCTAAACCCGGATACAGTTGTTGAAGAAGATACCTTCCAAAAAATTCTGGATTATTTAGACAAAAATCCGGATGTAGGAGCATTGGGAGTTCGTATGATTAACGGAGAGGGTAAATTTCTACCAGAATCAAAACGTTCAATACCAACTCCTTGGGTTGCATTTAATAAGATATTTGGCTTATCCAAACTTTTTCCTAAAAGTAAGCGATTTGGAAAATATCATTTAACATATCTTCCTGAGAATCAAACAAATGACGTAGAGGTATTATCCGGTGCATTTATGATGCTTCGGAAAAAAGTCTTAGATGAGGTTGGCCTCTTAGATGAAGATTATTTCATGTATGGCGAAGATATAGACTTGTCTTATAGGGTTTTAAAGGCAGGCTATCGAGTTGTTTACTTTGCAGATACACGCATTATTCACTACAAAGGCGAAAGTACTAAGAAAGGAAGTTTAAATTATGTAGTTGTTTTTTATCAGGCGATGCTCATTTTTGCGCGTAAGCATTTTTCTGGAGGGAGGCAGTCTGTATTTTTAGGAATTATTCAGGCTGCTGTATTCATACGGGCGGCATTGGCGATTTTTAGGCGGGTTATTTCATCAATAGGTTTGGCTGTTGCAGATTTTACCGGCTTTTTGCTGATAGCATTATTGGTTAAAGATATATGGGAATATTTTGTGCATCTGCCTAATGGCATTCCGTATCCGGCGGTATTTTCAACGATAGTAGCTCCTTTGTATGCGTTTATTTTTACGGCACTATTATACCTAACCGGCGGGTATCGCCGGCCTTATCAACTGCGTTCCATCACTTTTGGTGTCTTGTTAGGCTTTATAGGTATTGCTACACTCAGTTTCTTGTTTCCAGATATTAATTTTTCTCGGGGGATTGTCTTTTTTACGGCAATAGGAGCCTTTATGAGTAGCTCTTTATTCCGGATGTTAGATAGTTATTTTCGGTTTGGAGTTCCTTTTTTTACGGAAAAGGTTCACCAGAAAGTAGTGCTTGTGGGAGATGCACAAGAAGTGCAGCGTGTTTGGCAACTGTTGAAGTATGATATTAAATATCCGGCAGATATTATTGGTTGGGTACATACTGAGTCTCAGACAATTCCGGCCTTAGAGTGGCTTGGGAATTTAGCACAACTTCCTGAAATTTGCCGGTTTTACAACTTAGATGATTTGATTTTTTGCAACAAAAGCCTAACAGCCCAGCAGATTATGGAATGGATGCAGGTGCTTGCTCCAATGGGTGTGAATTACAAAATCGCTCCGGCAGATGGTAACTATCTCATCGGGCCAAACATCATTTTGATGGGTAATCATAGCTATGAATATTTTAGGATTAATAATCAGGTAATTAGCTTACAGAAGAAGATTTTTGATTTGGTGGCCGGCCTTATCTTGTTATGTTTATTTCCGGCTATTTTTTGGGTATTTCAGTCTCCGCAGTTAGCTTTAAAACAACTGTTTTTTACATTAATTGGTCGCTTTCATATTGTTTCGTTTACGAACTTAAATAACCCCAAACTCCCTAAGTTGAAACCCGGCTTGCTGACGCCGGCAGTAGCTTCTTCGTTTCCTAACCGTTTAACACAGCAAGAACTTGATGACCTTGATTTAGATTATGCTTTACATTACTCATTGGGCTTAGATTGTAGAATTTTTGCCAAAGGATTTCGGCATATAGGCGATAGATCTGTTTTATGAAAAAAGATTTACACTATTGGGCTGTTTTTTTACTGTGGGGTTTTCTGGTGAATAACACCTTTGGGCAAATTATAGAGCCGATTCGGGTAAAGTTTGGAGGGTCTATCGGAGCCGGTGGGCTGCACGCTTTTTTTCAACCCAGTGCAGACGTTCATTGGCGTGGTGCCTCCCTGAGATTAAGTGCCGGAACTCATTACATAGGAATAGGTTACAGCCAAAAAATAGGATTTTACAGACCCATTCTCTGGTGGAGAAAACCCACCAGACGGCTCGATAGACCAATATTTCTATCATTTAACTATTTAGAAGACTACTGGTTAGCTAACAAAACTCCCAGAGGCACCCCCAGACGAGATAGAGATATTTTTATGCTCCTTGCCGGCGTTCATGCAAACTTAAACTATGTTGGGTCGGTTTACTTTCAGGTAGCTTTTGGAGCTATGTATCTCATTGAAAAATACAATCCAGTACTCGGAAAACCTATTAAAAATATCCATATCATAACCCCCATGGTAGAAGTTCGTCTTGGCGGAATCATCGTGAGCCATAAAACTCATGATAGAAAACCCGGATATGGTAAGACTATTTTAATAAAACGAATACCCACTCGGCACCGAATTTACCGATAAGCATTCAAATGGAAACCTTCGCAGAAAAAGTAATTGACTTCAACCGTAATTTACATTATACAGGCAAACTTCCGGCAGGCTTTCAAGTAATGAACCCATATATGGATAATCTTGAAACCATAAAGGTAATGCAACAATTTTACCATAAGTATTATAATGATAATATACGGCGTAAATTTATTATAGGAATAAACCCTGGTCGCCATGGCGCAGGAATAACCGGAATCCCATTCACAGATACGAAACGATTAGAAAATAGTTGCGGCATAAAAATGACTTCAGCACATACACACGAAATCTCTTCTGTATTTGTGTATGATATGATTGCTGATTATGGCGGAACAGATATGTTTTTTAAACACTTTTATATCAACTCTCCATTCCCATTAGCGATTATACGAAAAACAGAAACCGGAAAATACTTAAATGCAAATTATTACGATGATTCAATACTCTTTGAAATGCTGAAAGAGTTTATGATATTGTCATTAAAAAAACATATTAATTTGGGATTAGATACAGATAGAGTTTTTGTTTTGGGAAAGAAAAATGCCGATTTTATTCAACAATTAAATAATGAAGCAAATTTATTTAACCAAATTGTGGTATTAGAACACCCAAGATTTATCCAACAATACAAGTCAAAAGAAAAACAACAGTATATCAACAAATACCTACAAGCCTTTAATAGCTACGTAACCCAAGAAGGATAGACCTTTTCTGCAATAAAATTCTCTACTTTTAAATTAATTTTGGTTACCTTTACCAGCGTTGAGTGCTGACAGATTCGTCGGGTAATTAATATAATTACATTCACAAACCCTTAAATCTTTTTTACCGAAAACCAACAATCATTATTGGCAACCACAAAACACTACTAATAAGATATACTTTACTTTTTTTGTGATTTTTATCACTAAATAGTGTGATACAATACATAGTTTAGTATAATAAAAATTAAGAACTTAGTGTAAATTTTTAATAATCAACCATTAATTTTTTTATATGGAAATACCATTTAAATTCAGGAATATAGCTTTGGCTATTTGTATGTGCATCGGTGCAACGTCTTGTAAACAAGATGGCAAAGGCACTACCGATTATGCGAGTATCAAAATTCAGGGCGGGGAGGCTGTGCAGGCAGAGCTAACCTCACCACCACTTGTCCCCAAACCCATTGGAAATAGACCAGCTCAAAAGCTGAGAGTAGATTTAGAAATTATCGAAAAAGAAGGAGAATTAGATAATGGTGTAAAATATGTCTTTTGGACTTTTGGCGGAACTGTTCCAGGTTCTTTCATACGTACCCGTGTAGGCGATGAAGTAGAGTTTCACTTAAAAAATCATCCCAATAATAAATTACCGCATAATATTGACTTACACGCTGTTACGGGTCAAGGTGGCGGTGCTGAAGCTTCTTTTGTAGCACCGGGTCATGAAAAAGTTTTTGACTTTAAATTGATAAACCCGGGATTATACATTTATCACTGCGCAACAGCTCCGGTAGGGATGCACATCGCTAACGGTATGTATGGCTTGATTTTGGTAGAGCCGGAAGGCGGCCTACCCCCTGTGGATAAAGAATTTTATGTGTGCCAAGGCGACTTCTATACTGCCGGCAAGCACGGAGAAACCGGCTTGCAAGCATTTGATATGCAAAAAGCCTTTGATGAAAAACCCGAATACGTTGTATTCAATGGAAAAGTTGGCTCTATAGTCGGCGAAAATGCCTTAAAATGTAAAGTAGGCGAAACCGTAAGGCTCTTTATCGGAAACGGAGGCCCAAACCTCGTATCTTCTTTCCACGTTATCGGAGAAATATTTGACAAAGTTTATATCGAAGGCGGAAAACATATTAACGAACAAGTTCAAACAACATTAATCCCTGCTGGTGGAGCAGCTATCGTAGAGTTTAAAGTGGAAGTTCCCTCTAAGTTGATCTTAGTAGATCACTCTATATTCAGAACCTTTAACAAAGGATCTTTGGGAATGTTAGTCGTTGAAGGAGAGAAAAATGAGCATGTATTTAAAGGAGTTGTTACCGAAGGTGTTTACAACCCCGAAGGCGGTACAATCCACGAAACCCCAAAACCAGAAGAGTCAGGTAAGCCTGCAAAGGTTCTATCAAAAGCAGAAAAAATAGAGGCAGGAAAGATTCTCTACTCTAAATCATGCTTTGCTTGCCACCAAAATGACGGAGCCGGAATACCTAATGCTTTCCCGCCATTAGCTAAGTCTGACTTCTTAAATGCAGATAAAGACCGCGCTATCAACATCGTATTAAAAGGCTTAACAGGCGAAATTACCGTAAATGGTAAAAAATATAACAGCGAAATGCCTGCCCAAAAATTAACCGATGAAGAAATAGCCAACGTATTAACGTA
Protein-coding regions in this window:
- a CDS encoding nucleotidyltransferase, whose product is MNIIVPMAGLGKRLRPHTLSTPKPLFPIAGKTIVQRLVEDIANIYQGDIQEVAFVVGKFGTEVEDNLLSIAASLGATGKIFYQEEALGTAHAIWCARECLVGETIIAFADTLFRADFSVDKSKDGVIWVHPVENPRNFGVVTLDNTGNIEQFVEKPENFVSDLAIIGIYYIKDGDTLKKEIQYLLDNKVLNKGEYQLTDALENLKSKGYKFGPGVVTAWMDCGNKEAVLDTNQKVLTFDKKSVCISPNAKLTNCVIIEPCFVGKDVEIQDSVIGPYVSIEAGTNIHNAVIKNSIIREKSQVNGLFLQDSIVGRHTCAAKDPGVLNLGDHTSL
- a CDS encoding O-antigen ligase family protein: MFQRTDTLFSKFLNSNLYTALTLIFSFSIVAGLTLSPALISIGVGGIALLGLLKIQKNKLWNPLFISWIAFYVVLLIGFFQETHLDDFQEEIRIKLPFLLVPLGWIAVQKLSSKQRTWVELTFLAAVMVSAVATLTNYFLHYKEINELVAQSQEVPIKPKMSHIYFSMLAAWAVILSFYHFRKNSDKIIRWVALGICCFLFCCVHIFAARTGLIALYAAIGLILLVWMFREKLWKWAILGLISLGITPVIAYYTSTSFNKRIWNSQEDIRIWKTGGDISWRSVSMRLATWQIGWQIFRENPLLGVGNGDAKYVLQEKYIQNQVNMKPECYLHDFHNQWIETGVGLGLVGILFLVNIIFWGYRGKKISYRKLAFWSVVLVAMLTESILERQVGVSFITLFSFWEQLSD
- the recR gene encoding recombination mediator RecR, producing MEFPSQYLGEAVKQLSQLPGIGKKTALRLVLHILNLPESTVSGLAQSLIQLKTSLLRCSRCNNISDTQICSICQNPRRIQNQICVVSDIRDVLVIEQTNHYHGLYHILGGILDPLAGIGPDKLFIEHLLQRCQTEPIQEIILALNSDLEGDTTALYVATKVRQVSLDIRISNLARGVAFGAPLEYVDEITLARALQQRTDYLLPLSNS
- a CDS encoding glycosyltransferase family 2 protein; translated protein: MLLSIVIVNYNVKHFLAQTLNSVQKAIQNIEAEVFVVDNNSVDGSTAFVQEKFPWVKLIASTENLGFSKGNNLAIRRALGEYVLLLNPDTVVEEDTFQKILDYLDKNPDVGALGVRMINGEGKFLPESKRSIPTPWVAFNKIFGLSKLFPKSKRFGKYHLTYLPENQTNDVEVLSGAFMMLRKKVLDEVGLLDEDYFMYGEDIDLSYRVLKAGYRVVYFADTRIIHYKGESTKKGSLNYVVVFYQAMLIFARKHFSGGRQSVFLGIIQAAVFIRAALAIFRRVISSIGLAVADFTGFLLIALLVKDIWEYFVHLPNGIPYPAVFSTIVAPLYAFIFTALLYLTGGYRRPYQLRSITFGVLLGFIGIATLSFLFPDINFSRGIVFFTAIGAFMSSSLFRMLDSYFRFGVPFFTEKVHQKVVLVGDAQEVQRVWQLLKYDIKYPADIIGWVHTESQTIPALEWLGNLAQLPEICRFYNLDDLIFCNKSLTAQQIMEWMQVLAPMGVNYKIAPADGNYLIGPNIILMGNHSYEYFRINNQVISLQKKIFDLVAGLILLCLFPAIFWVFQSPQLALKQLFFTLIGRFHIVSFTNLNNPKLPKLKPGLLTPAVASSFPNRLTQQELDDLDLDYALHYSLGLDCRIFAKGFRHIGDRSVL
- a CDS encoding SMUG2 DNA glycosylase family protein, whose amino-acid sequence is METFAEKVIDFNRNLHYTGKLPAGFQVMNPYMDNLETIKVMQQFYHKYYNDNIRRKFIIGINPGRHGAGITGIPFTDTKRLENSCGIKMTSAHTHEISSVFVYDMIADYGGTDMFFKHFYINSPFPLAIIRKTETGKYLNANYYDDSILFEMLKEFMILSLKKHINLGLDTDRVFVLGKKNADFIQQLNNEANLFNQIVVLEHPRFIQQYKSKEKQQYINKYLQAFNSYVTQEG
- the nirK gene encoding copper-containing nitrite reductase encodes the protein MCIGATSCKQDGKGTTDYASIKIQGGEAVQAELTSPPLVPKPIGNRPAQKLRVDLEIIEKEGELDNGVKYVFWTFGGTVPGSFIRTRVGDEVEFHLKNHPNNKLPHNIDLHAVTGQGGGAEASFVAPGHEKVFDFKLINPGLYIYHCATAPVGMHIANGMYGLILVEPEGGLPPVDKEFYVCQGDFYTAGKHGETGLQAFDMQKAFDEKPEYVVFNGKVGSIVGENALKCKVGETVRLFIGNGGPNLVSSFHVIGEIFDKVYIEGGKHINEQVQTTLIPAGGAAIVEFKVEVPSKLILVDHSIFRTFNKGSLGMLVVEGEKNEHVFKGVVTEGVYNPEGGTIHETPKPEESGKPAKVLSKAEKIEAGKILYSKSCFACHQNDGAGIPNAFPPLAKSDFLNADKDRAINIVLKGLTGEITVNGKKYNSEMPAQKLTDEEIANVLTYVYNSWGNNGTEIKSEDVKKVRAK